From the genome of Papaver somniferum cultivar HN1 chromosome 2, ASM357369v1, whole genome shotgun sequence, one region includes:
- the LOC113351100 gene encoding uncharacterized protein LOC113351100, giving the protein MVVIVNVHYRKYDRLHVRGRRDSRKPDEYLKWITQQFQGKDITDFKRLVDGPSRYAVSHNAYAVNGYIFYTADAEKGMSTQNSEVSMNATTTFRASARDQNTVNDEVPYFGIVKQILELDYTTFKQTVFYCDWVRVEDKVNGWKIWRGGSSKPEKESPTGEIYRPDVFLKTHKVTPYDNPSSYKSLAAAKLALVKEEYDKNPSAQKCLGTDAVTKIFGADRKGYIRGMGAGVSKSQFLASEFMNARLQEEKHNVLKEKQKNEALKAQLDAERQKNNTGVHDQISNSSYQQDIGMPIVPSTFGLLFLRNSRKKPVAVEYVDTTVLIDDNYNCMLHVIIEPNEMLCDRDEAVLRDVPIGNFIRWPKAYVTPVGEHLDHVTWSC; this is encoded by the exons ATGGTGGTAATCGTAAATGTTCATTACAGGAAGTATGACAGATTACATGTTAGAGGAAGAAGGGATTCAAGGAAGCCCGATGAATACTTGAAATGGATAACGCAACAATTTCAGGGAAAAGACATAACAGATTTTAAGCGGCTCGTTGATGGTCCATCTAGATATGCAGTATCACATAATGCGTATGCAGTAAATGGATATATCTTTTATACAGCTGATGCAGAAAAAGGTATGTCCACCCAGAATAGTGAAGTGTCCATGAATGCCACAACCACATTCAGAGCAAGTGCCAGAGATCAGAACACGGTGAACGATGAAGTTCCATATTTCGGAATTGTTAAACAAATTCTAGAACTGGATTATACCACCTTCAAGCAAACTGTATTTTATTGTGATTGGGTTCGTGTCGAAGACAAGGTGAATGGATG GAAAATTTGGAGAGGCGGAAGTTCAAAACCA GAGAAAGAAAGTCCCACTGGTGAGATATATAGGCCAGATGTGTTTCTGAAGACACATAAAGTCACCCCATATGATAATCCCTCATCTTATAAATCACTGGCAGCTGCAAAATTA GCATTGGTGAAGGAGGAATATGATAAAAATCCTTCAGCACAAAAGTGTTTGGGAACCGACGCTGTTACCAAG ATATTTGGCGCTGATCGAAAGGGATACATACGCGGAATGGGTGCTGGCGTTTCTAAATCCCAGTTTCTTGCTTCTGAGTTTATGAACGCCAGGTTGCAGGAAGAGAAGCACAATGTGCTGAAAGAGAAGCAGAAAAACGAAGCTTTGAAAGCACAGTTGGATGCTGAAAGACAGAAAAACAACACTGGAGTACATGATCAGATCTCTAATAGCTCTTACCAGCAG GATATTGGGATGCCAATAGTACCATCGACGTTTGGTCTTTTATTTTTGAGGAACTCAAGGAAAAAGCCAGTAGCAGTTGAATATGTCGATACTACAGTGCTGATTGATGACAACTACAACTGCATGCTTCACGTAATCATTGAGCCAAATGAAATGTTGTGTGACAGAGATGAAGCTGTACTTCGGGATGTTCCTATTGGTAACTTTATTAGGTGGCCAAAGGCCTATGTGACTCCTGTAGGAGAGCATTTAGATCATGTAACTTGGAGTTGTTAG
- the LOC113353335 gene encoding VQ motif-containing protein 20-like, with the protein MYSSGGNDEKPINMMVTTCSRKELQLQGPRPPPLKVLLKDSIYSASNKVISKKPTTNINHDSRHLFIGRRHRKSNLGNQPIVIHLRSPKIIHTRPQDFMDLVQQLTGNHHHQCAEANVEEDDHWNNSDETRSNKEVNDDEGMIINNKDIKDDDPFLELQLNCSSASSDQGVSTISSLKGSKIFSPVFANTRFISSPPNTCTISSNWQDFGGSIFG; encoded by the coding sequence ATGTATTCTTCTGGTGGTAATGATGAGAAACCTATTAACATGATGGTTACTACTTGTAGCAGAAAGGAGTTGCAGCTTCAGGGGCCAAGACCTCCACCACTTAAAGTACTACTTAAGGATTCAATCTATTCCGCTAGTAATAAAGTTATCAGCAAGAAACCTACTACCAACATCAATCATGATTCTCGGCATCTGTTCATCGGTCGTCGTCATCGTAAATCCAATTTGGGGAATCAACCCATCGTAATTCACTTAAGGTCACCAAAGATCATTCATACTCGACCTCAAGATTTCATGGATTTAGTGCAACAACTTACTGGAAATCATCATCACCAGTGTGCCGAAGCTAACGTTGAAGAGGATGACCATTGGAACAATTCTGATGAGACTCGATCCAACAAAGAAGTTAACGATGATGAAGGCATGATCATCAATAACAAAGATATTAAAGATGATGATCCGTTTTTAGAGTTGCAGCTTAACTGTTCATCAGCTTCATCTGATCAAGGTGTTAGTACGATTTCATCTTTGAAGGGTTCAAAAATTTTTTCACCAGTGTTTGCAAATACTAGGTTCATATCTTCTCCTCCAAATACTTGTACAATCTCGTCAAACTGGCAGGATTTTGGTGGTTCAATATTTGGATAG